In the genome of Ferrovibrio terrae, the window GTCTGCATGAGGCGACGCCCGCTTGCAGCGGCGTCGCCCGCGATGCTCCGGAACACCGCTGCCCGCAGCGTGCCATTCACAATTCCAATGCAGGCAAGCCGGGTGAATCATCCGGCATGCAGGTGGCGCATGGCGTTGATTTCCGCGAATTCCGGCCAATCGGCGGCCCGCAGCCTGCGGGTTATTGAATAGTAAGCGGAAACCCTCTGCGTTCACTGGTAGTACGACGGGAGCCAGACCCCAGCGAGCAAACATTCCGATGATTTGCATCCCGTCCCTTCGCTTTTGCCTTTTCCTGTTGCTGCTCCCCCTTCTCATGGGGGCACCGGCGTATGCTGCCGATATCATCCGCGTCGGTGGTACGGGCATGGGCTTGGCGCTGATGCGCATCGTCGGCACGCAGGTCGAGCGTGAGCATCCGGCCATCCAGACGCAGGTGCTTCCAAGCCTGGGGACCACCGGTGGTCTGAAAGCGCTGGCGGCCGGCGCCATCGAGGTTGCGATTGCCACCCGCAAGGCAACGCCGGAGGAGAATGCGGCAGGCATCCGCACGGCTGCCTGCATGACCACGGCGCTGATCTTCGCCACCTCTCGCAGCCAGAACTTCAATCTGACCCGGGAAGAACTGCCGGCACTCTACAGTGCGAGCGACCCACGCTGGCCCGATGGCCAGCCGCTGAAGGTCATCCTGCGCTCGCGCACAGGCTCGGAGAATCCCTATCTGGTGAAAGCCATTCCTGCGCTGGAGCCTGCCTTCGCCGCTGCTTTCCGGCGCAGCGGCATTCCTGTGGGCGCGACCGATCAGGAAAACGCCGAGTTCGCCCAGAAAACAGCGGGCTCGCTCGCCATCACCACGCTGCTCCAGGTTCGCACTGAAAAACTGAACCTGACGCCGCTTGCGCTGGATGGCGTCGTGCCGTCGCCGCAGTCGATTGCGGATGGTTCCTACTCCCTGCCGCTTCCGGTCTGCCTGCTGGTGCGCGAAAACGCCACGCCGGCAACCCGTCTTGTGGCCAGCTACATCACGACACCCGCCGGTCAGGCCGTCACCCGTGCCAACGGCGCCGAGCCGTCGCCATAAAGCCCATGGTTGACTCCGGGACCGATCGTATCCGGCGCATCCTGCGCCGCATCGCCATCTGGGTGGGGGTGCTGGTCGCGTTCGTGGTTCCGGCGGGCTATGGCACGATTGCTTATTTCGACCAGATCGCCATGCAGGCCCTGTCGGCGCGCTTCTCGGCGCGCCAGGTCGCACTCTACGCTTATGTCCAGGGCGACACCTGGCGCTACAGCAATCATCGCGTCGGCGAGATCGTCGAACTCTTCGCGTCCGAAGACAGCGCAACCCGCCACTATGTCTACGACGACAGCGGCGCCGAGGTCGTGACGATCGGCGAGCGGCCGCAGTGGCCAGTGCTGGAAGTCTCAGAGCCGATCGTCGCCGGCCCACGGGTGGTGGGCAGGGTCACAGTGGCGCAAAGTCTGCGGCCGCTGCTTGAACGCCTGCTGATCCTGTCGCTGCTGGGCGGTCTGCTCGGTATTTCCGCCTATACCTGCGTGCATCTGGCGACCACGGCCCTGCGCAGAGCAGCGGAGACTCTGAAGGAGCAGTATGTTCTGACGGAAGAGGCCCTGCGCGTGGCAGAAGGCGAGCGGCGCAAGGCTGAAAGCGCCAGCCACAGCAAATCGGAATTTCTGGCCAATATGAGCCATGAGCTGCGCACGCCGCTGAATGCGATTATCGGCTTTTCCGACATCATGCGCGGGCAGCTTATCGGTCCGCTCAGCGACCGTTATAAAGCCTATGCCGAAGACATCTGCAGCAGCGGTCAACATCTGCTTGGCGTCATCAATGACATTCTCGATCTTGCCAAGATCGAGGCTGGCCGGCAGGACCTGCATACGGAATACTGCGACGTTCAGGAGGTTCTGAACGAGAGCCTGCGCCTGACCGCCTGCCGCGCAGAGAAAACCGGCATTACGCTCATATCCCATTTCAGCATGCCGGGTGGCCGCATGGGTACGATCGATGCGACCAAGACGAAACAGATTCTGCTCAACCTGCTATCGAATGCCGTAAAGTTCACACCATCGGGTGGCACCGTGACGCTCAGCGCCAGCCGTGATATGGCCGGTCAATTGCGCATCGTGGTGTCTGATACTGGCATCGGCATGACGCCGGCCGAAATCCAGCAGGCTTTCGAGCCGTTCCGGCAGATCAGCAATGCGCTGTCGAAGCGCTTTGAAGGCACCGGCCTTGGATTGCCGATCTCGCGCAAGTTCACTGAAATCCAGGGCGGCAGCCTGCAGATCACCAGCCAGCCCGGTAAAGGCACCAGCGTCGAAGTGGTGCTGCCGATCGGCCTGCAGCAGACGAACGAGCGGGCTGCATAGCTACGACCCGCTGCTACGCGGCCCCATCCACTCCGACGGACGGATGTTCCGGGCGGGAAGCTACGGGGTTGAGTTACGTCCCGGCAGCCCCTATAAGAGGCGCCCTTCAAACGCCCCGGACAAAGAACTCTTCCCGCCATGGCCGCCGCCATCCCCCGCGCCATCGGTGTCGATTTTGGCACCACCAATACGGTCGTCGCGATTGCCGACGCCGATGGCAATGTGCGTCCGGTGCGTTTCAGCCATGCCGAGGTCGCGCACGAAATCTTCCGCTCGGCGCTGTGCTATGAAGACATTCCCGCCAATGGGAGTTCTGGGCCCCGCCGCATCGAGACTTCCGCCGGTCCTTTCGCCATCGAGCAGTTCCTGGCGACGCCGCATGAACATCGCTTCATCCAGTCGTTCAAGTCGTTCGCCGCCAGTCCGCTGTTCACCTCGACGCAGATTTTCGGCAAACGCTTTTCCTATGAAGACATCCTGAGCGGCTTCCTCACGCTGCTGCGCCGCCATGCCGGCGAAGCCTTGAGCGGACTCGAAAATCTGCCGGTGATCGCCGGCCGCCCGGTGCAGTTCGTCGGCGCCGCGCCCGATCCCGCACTCGCCATCACGCGCATGGATGCGTCCTACGCGCGCGCCGGCTTCCCCATGATGCGCTATGCCTATGAGCCGGTCGGCGCGGCGTTTTTCTTCGCGCGGCGGCTCACCGCCGATGCCACCATTTTAGTTGCCGATTTCGGCGGCGGCACCAGTGATTTCTCGCTCATGCGGTTCCGCAAAACCCGAAGCGGTGTGACGGCCGAGCCGCTCGGTCATTCCGGCGTCGGCGTCGCCGGCGATGCCTTCGATTTCCGCATCATCGACAACGTCGTGGCGCCGCGTCTGGGCAAGGGCGGCAGCTATCGCGCCGGCGACAAGCTGCTGCCGATGCCGGGCCAGCAGTATGGCCAGTTCGCGCAGTGGCACCAGCTCGCCATGCTGAAATCGCCGCGCGTGCTGGCCGAGCTGCGCAAACTGGCGAAAGATGCCGAGCAGCCTGACGCCATCGAAGACTTCATCACCGTGATCGAGATGGATCTCGGCTTCGGCCTTTATCGCGCGGTGTCGGAGGCCAAGACGGCGCTGTCGCTGAGCGAACACACCGAACTGGTCTTCGACATGGAAGGCGTGAAAATCCGCGAACCCGTCACGCGGCGCGACTTCGAGCGCTGGATCGCGCCGGAGCTGGCGCAGATCGATGCGGCACTCGATCAGGTCTTCGCGGTGTCGGGGCTGAAACCCGCCGAGGTCGACCAGGTGTTCATGACCGGCGGCTCGTCCTTCGTGCCGGCGTTGCGCGCACTGTTCGACTCCCGCTTCGGCGCCGACCGGCTGGCGACCGGCGACCAGCTGCAGTCGATTGCGTCGGGCCTCGCGCTGATCGGGCTGGAGCGCGACCCGGCGCAATGGCTCGCCTGAGGGGGCCAGCCCAGGGTCTTGCGTCCGGCCTGGATTTATTGTACTCTATATGTTCTCATTGAGGTGAGCTGGTTTGGCGGTTCGCCGCGCTTTCCTGCGCCTGTTGGGACACAGCGCGGGTCGTTGTTGTGCATCGTGAATCGGGGAAAAGCAGGAGGATCACATACATAAGTATGCGATGGGCGGCGATACGCGCCGCTACGTCAAACGAACGCCCGCGAACCGCTACGAACGCCCGCGAACGCTCACGAACACTCACGAACACCAGCGAAGCGCTGCGAACACCCACGAAGCGCCACGAACGCAAACGAACACGAACGAAGCGAAACGAGCTGCTCACCCCGCCGGGTCGATCCTGTCGGCCACCTCGTCCTTCACCCGCTGCGGGCTCAGCTTCATGAACAGGATGAAGGCGGCCAGCAGCAGGCAGATCGTGTTGCAGACAATGATCGGCCATTGCATCAGGGCGATGCCATAGGCCGACCACAGCGCGAAGCCGGTGACGGTGAAGCCGTACATCACCGCCGAAATGTCCTTGGTGCGGCGCGAGCGGATCACCTTCCAGGCCTGCGGCGCGAAGCTGAGCGTGGAGGCCAGCGCAGCAAAGGCGCCGAGCCAGGCGGCGGTATCCATGTCGCTCTCCGGTTGGACCGGAGAGCAACGCAATACTCAGCTGAACTGTTCCTTAGCTGAACTGCTCTCTGGCGAGTTTCGCGCCCTTGCCGAGCGCCTCCAGCTTGGCGGCGGCCACCGCACCGTCCAGCGGCGCCAGGCCGCAGTTGCTGCAGGGGATCAGCTTGTTCTTCGGCACATACTGCAAGGCGGTCTTGATCGTGGCGACGATCTCTTCCGGCGTCTCGATCTTGTCGGAGGCGACGTCGATCACGCCGACCATCACCTCCTTGCCGTCCAGCAGGCTCATCAGATGCGGTGGCACGCGGCTGTTGATGCATTCCAGCGACACCTGGTCGATCTTGCTTTTCGCCAGCGCCGGGAAGAAATCCTCATACTGGCGCCACTCTTCGCCCAAGCTCGCCTTCCAGTCGATATTGGCCTTGATGCCGTAGCCGTAGCAGATATGCACGGCGGTCTTGGCCTTCAGCCCGTCGGCGGCGCGATGCAGCGCCTCGATGCCCCATTCGCCGGCCTGTTTCGTGTAGGCGTTGAAGGCCGGTTCGTCGAACTGGATGATATCCACGCCCTCGGCTTCCAGGGCTTTCGCCTCGGCATTCAGCAGGTCGGCGAAGGCCATCGCCATCTTGATGCGGTCGCCGTAATACTCGTCGGCGATGGTGTCGATGATGGTCATCGGGCCGGGCAGGGTGAATTTCAGCTTGCGCTTGGTATGGGCGCGGCAGAAGGCGCCTTCCCAGGGATGCGCGCGCCGCGTCTGCTCCAGCTTGCCCACCACGCGCGGCACCATCGCCTTGTAGCGGTTGTCGCGGATGCCCATCTCCACCTTGTTCTGCCGATCGATGCCGGAGATATGCTCGACAAAGCCATGCACGAAATGCTGGCGCGACATCTCGCCGTCGCCGACGATGTCCAGCCCGGCATCTTCCTGCAGCTTGAGCCACAGCAGCGTCGCCTCGCGCTTGCGCTCTTCCAGCGCCGGGCCCTCGGCCTGCCACTGCGGCCACAGCTTGTGCGTCTCGGCCAGCCAGGCCGGCTTGGGCAGGCTGCCGGCGACAGCCGACGGGAACAGGTGCGCTGCGGACATTGTGGTTCCTCCCTTGATTCGCGCAGCACCTTAGCACGGCGACGCTGCACCGCCGAAGTCACCGGTGCGTGTGACCATAGTGGAACCAATTCCAGACAAGCACGCCGCAACGCAGCATGGCGGCAGTGTCTGCCAAGGTCTCGCCCCATTCGCTTTCCAGCCTGCGTAAAGGATTCAATCCGGGGAAAGCGTTTTCGGACATGCAGCGTATCCAGTATCTCGACGGTCTGCGCGGCTGGGCGGCGCTGTTCGTGCTGTTCCATCACCTGCTGCTGGCCTTTGCACCCGATGGCCGGGAATCCGCACTGCACACTTCGCCGGTGTCGGCGCCGCTGGGCTTCCTGACCGACGGGCCGCTGGCGGTGGCGATCTTCTTCATCCTGTCGGGCATCGTGCTGACCGCCGCCGTCACCAGCGCCCAGGAGAGGGGGCTGCATCTCAGACTCGGACCGCTGCTGGTGAAACGCTGGCTGCGGCTCGGCATCCCGATCTTCGTGGCGGGCCTGCTGGTGCTGGCGCTGTTCACGGTCGGGCTCGACCGCTCGATCGCGATCGGCTGGGCATCGGAGTCCAGC includes:
- a CDS encoding PstS family phosphate ABC transporter substrate-binding protein, which gives rise to MGAPAYAADIIRVGGTGMGLALMRIVGTQVEREHPAIQTQVLPSLGTTGGLKALAAGAIEVAIATRKATPEENAAGIRTAACMTTALIFATSRSQNFNLTREELPALYSASDPRWPDGQPLKVILRSRTGSENPYLVKAIPALEPAFAAAFRRSGIPVGATDQENAEFAQKTAGSLAITTLLQVRTEKLNLTPLALDGVVPSPQSIADGSYSLPLPVCLLVRENATPATRLVASYITTPAGQAVTRANGAEPSP
- a CDS encoding methionine synthase, whose amino-acid sequence is MSAAHLFPSAVAGSLPKPAWLAETHKLWPQWQAEGPALEERKREATLLWLKLQEDAGLDIVGDGEMSRQHFVHGFVEHISGIDRQNKVEMGIRDNRYKAMVPRVVGKLEQTRRAHPWEGAFCRAHTKRKLKFTLPGPMTIIDTIADEYYGDRIKMAMAFADLLNAEAKALEAEGVDIIQFDEPAFNAYTKQAGEWGIEALHRAADGLKAKTAVHICYGYGIKANIDWKASLGEEWRQYEDFFPALAKSKIDQVSLECINSRVPPHLMSLLDGKEVMVGVIDVASDKIETPEEIVATIKTALQYVPKNKLIPCSNCGLAPLDGAVAAAKLEALGKGAKLAREQFS
- a CDS encoding Hsp70 family protein, with translation MAAAIPRAIGVDFGTTNTVVAIADADGNVRPVRFSHAEVAHEIFRSALCYEDIPANGSSGPRRIETSAGPFAIEQFLATPHEHRFIQSFKSFAASPLFTSTQIFGKRFSYEDILSGFLTLLRRHAGEALSGLENLPVIAGRPVQFVGAAPDPALAITRMDASYARAGFPMMRYAYEPVGAAFFFARRLTADATILVADFGGGTSDFSLMRFRKTRSGVTAEPLGHSGVGVAGDAFDFRIIDNVVAPRLGKGGSYRAGDKLLPMPGQQYGQFAQWHQLAMLKSPRVLAELRKLAKDAEQPDAIEDFITVIEMDLGFGLYRAVSEAKTALSLSEHTELVFDMEGVKIREPVTRRDFERWIAPELAQIDAALDQVFAVSGLKPAEVDQVFMTGGSSFVPALRALFDSRFGADRLATGDQLQSIASGLALIGLERDPAQWLA
- a CDS encoding SemiSWEET family sugar transporter, which gives rise to MDTAAWLGAFAALASTLSFAPQAWKVIRSRRTKDISAVMYGFTVTGFALWSAYGIALMQWPIIVCNTICLLLAAFILFMKLSPQRVKDEVADRIDPAG
- a CDS encoding sensor histidine kinase; this encodes MVDSGTDRIRRILRRIAIWVGVLVAFVVPAGYGTIAYFDQIAMQALSARFSARQVALYAYVQGDTWRYSNHRVGEIVELFASEDSATRHYVYDDSGAEVVTIGERPQWPVLEVSEPIVAGPRVVGRVTVAQSLRPLLERLLILSLLGGLLGISAYTCVHLATTALRRAAETLKEQYVLTEEALRVAEGERRKAESASHSKSEFLANMSHELRTPLNAIIGFSDIMRGQLIGPLSDRYKAYAEDICSSGQHLLGVINDILDLAKIEAGRQDLHTEYCDVQEVLNESLRLTACRAEKTGITLISHFSMPGGRMGTIDATKTKQILLNLLSNAVKFTPSGGTVTLSASRDMAGQLRIVVSDTGIGMTPAEIQQAFEPFRQISNALSKRFEGTGLGLPISRKFTEIQGGSLQITSQPGKGTSVEVVLPIGLQQTNERAA